From a region of the Corallococcus coralloides DSM 2259 genome:
- a CDS encoding efflux transporter outer membrane subunit: MKPGFASFVGTMSLLGVFSGCAVGPDFKRPEAAVAREWRTQGDPRLSTQAAVDTQWWKSFGDPSLDRLVELAARQNLPLQISGLRIVEARAQLAILTGRQYPQAQALVGSAAAVGRSENSAAANPIDFNLGSIDRHFLEYQLGFDALWEVDFWGKYRRGVESGTAGLLASVADYQSSLVSLTAEVARTYVLVRTFEVLIEQARENVRLQEEGFRIAESRFSNGVTSELDVTQAATLLESTRATIPQLEAGLEQARNAMSTLLGQPTGEVEALLAGPKQIPVAPATVAVGMPAEILRRRPDVRSAELYAAAQCARIGIAEAELYPSFSLFGTVGLQASTSAAASGNLFSLGSLFYSVGPRIVFPFLNYGRLKNGVRVEDARFQQLLVNYRNTVLKAAQEVADALAGFIHAQQAMTFQQAAVKSAQRSVELALVQYREGAVDYQRVLDAQRSLLEQQNNLAQTSSNIATNLVALYKALGGGWEVRRDQPIVPEPMQAEMEQRTHWGDMLSKPRKQETKTVSQPVKP; this comes from the coding sequence ATGAAGCCGGGATTCGCATCCTTCGTCGGCACCATGTCGCTGCTCGGCGTTTTCTCCGGGTGCGCGGTCGGTCCCGACTTCAAGAGGCCCGAGGCCGCGGTCGCCAGGGAGTGGCGCACCCAGGGCGACCCGCGCCTGTCGACGCAGGCCGCGGTCGACACCCAATGGTGGAAGTCATTTGGCGATCCCTCGCTGGACCGGCTCGTCGAGCTCGCCGCCAGGCAGAACCTGCCGCTGCAGATCTCGGGGTTGCGCATCGTTGAAGCACGCGCCCAGCTGGCCATCCTCACCGGCCGGCAGTACCCGCAGGCCCAGGCCCTCGTCGGCAGCGCCGCAGCGGTGGGGCGCAGTGAGAACTCCGCCGCGGCCAACCCCATCGATTTCAACCTGGGCTCCATCGACCGGCACTTCCTGGAGTACCAGCTGGGCTTCGACGCGCTGTGGGAGGTGGACTTCTGGGGCAAGTACCGCCGGGGCGTGGAGTCTGGGACCGCGGGCCTGCTCGCGTCGGTGGCGGACTACCAGTCCTCGCTCGTCTCGCTCACCGCGGAGGTCGCGCGAACCTACGTCCTGGTCCGCACCTTCGAGGTGCTCATCGAGCAGGCGCGGGAGAACGTGCGCCTCCAGGAGGAGGGCTTCCGGATCGCTGAGTCGCGCTTCAGCAACGGCGTCACCTCGGAGCTGGATGTGACGCAGGCCGCGACCCTGCTGGAGAGCACCCGGGCCACCATCCCCCAGCTGGAAGCCGGGCTGGAGCAGGCTCGCAACGCCATGAGCACGCTCCTGGGCCAGCCCACGGGGGAGGTGGAGGCGCTGCTCGCGGGCCCCAAGCAGATTCCGGTGGCGCCCGCGACGGTGGCTGTCGGCATGCCGGCTGAAATCCTGCGGCGGCGCCCGGATGTCCGCAGCGCGGAGCTGTATGCCGCCGCGCAGTGCGCCCGGATTGGCATCGCGGAGGCGGAGCTGTATCCGAGCTTCTCCCTCTTCGGGACGGTCGGGCTCCAGGCGAGCACCAGCGCCGCGGCCTCCGGCAATCTCTTCTCCCTGGGCAGCCTCTTCTATTCCGTGGGCCCCCGGATCGTCTTCCCCTTCCTGAACTACGGCCGCCTGAAGAACGGGGTGCGTGTCGAGGACGCGCGGTTCCAGCAATTGCTCGTCAACTACCGCAACACGGTGCTCAAGGCGGCCCAGGAGGTGGCGGACGCCCTCGCGGGGTTCATCCACGCCCAGCAGGCCATGACCTTCCAGCAGGCCGCGGTGAAGTCCGCGCAGCGGTCGGTGGAGCTCGCGTTGGTGCAGTACCGCGAAGGCGCCGTGGACTATCAGCGCGTGCTGGACGCGCAACGGTCGCTCCTGGAACAACAGAACAACCTGGCCCAGACGAGCTCCAACATCGCCACGAACCTGGTCGCCCTCTACAAGGCGCTGGGCGGAGGCTGGGAGGTCCGCCGCGACCAGCCCATCGTGCCGGAGCCGATGCAGGCCGAGATGGAGCAGCGGACCCACTGGGGCGACATGCTGTCCAAGCCTCGGAAGCAAGAAACCAAGACGGTCTCTCAACCCGTCAAGCCATAG
- the rbbA gene encoding ribosome-associated ATPase/putative transporter RbbA — MVSSVSPGAPAGSSSQLVVSIQDVTHRYGKAVALDGLSLDVPSGIRVGIVGPDGVGKSTLMALVAGAKKMQQGRIRVLDGDIAEARHRREVGPRIAYMPQGLGKNLYLELSVYDNVDFMARLFGLSPEERKVRVPELLAATGLGKFAERPAGKLSGGMKQKVGLCGALVHDPDLLILDEPTTGVDPLSRRQFWTLIDDIRAGRPGMSVIISTAYMDEAQQWDWIVAMDAGRVLATGTPAELMERTGTQDLEKCFIALLPEEKRRGHKEITIPPRAPGKAELAIEAHGLTRRFGTFTAVDHVTLSIERGEIFGFLGSNGCGKSTTMKMLTGLLPPTEGTAKLFGSSVDAGSMEVRKNLGYMTQAFSLYGELSVQQNLVLHARLYHLPPDKAKARIDELVERFGLGAHLEALAGDLPMGLRQRLSLAVAVLHGPQILILDEPTSGVDPVARDSFWELLIDLSRKQGVTIFVTTHFMNEGMRCDRISLMNAGKVLAADTPQKLIEARNADSLETAFIGYMEDAIAEKARAEGKDTPPAAAPAPQAPPPQPPAAPREDRAGLRLRLGRLLAYAANETSQILRDKVRLAFAFIGSAVLMLVFGFGITTDVENIRYAALDLDQSPESRAYLEQFSAAKPYFAPTPPALSADEALRRLQSDDVSVVMEIPPRFGLDLRRGSGPEVLAQVDGAMTFRGDTVEQYVQGVHNRMLRDPASGFHSASAQKDTANIEERYLYNPTFKSIYSIVPSVPALLLLLIPAILMTVSIVREKELGSIINFYVTPTGRLEYLLGKQLPYVAIGMANFFILTVLAVVVFGVPIKGSFLTLVVCALFYVTATTGIGMVTSTFTGSQVAAVFVTAILTIVPTIQFSGLLQPVSTLQGGAKVVGSIWPATYYMHASLGAFTKGLGAALILRDVAFLAVCVPLLLAISVLGLRKQEK; from the coding sequence ATGGTCTCATCCGTGTCTCCAGGGGCGCCGGCCGGCTCCAGCAGCCAGCTCGTGGTCTCCATCCAGGACGTGACCCACCGCTACGGCAAGGCCGTCGCGCTGGACGGCCTCTCGCTCGATGTTCCCAGCGGCATCCGGGTGGGCATCGTGGGGCCTGACGGCGTGGGCAAGTCCACGCTGATGGCCCTGGTCGCGGGCGCCAAGAAGATGCAGCAGGGGCGCATCAGGGTCCTCGATGGGGACATCGCGGAGGCGCGGCACCGGCGCGAAGTGGGGCCCCGCATCGCGTACATGCCCCAGGGCCTGGGCAAGAACCTCTACCTGGAGCTCAGCGTCTACGACAACGTGGACTTCATGGCCCGGCTCTTCGGGCTGTCCCCCGAGGAGCGCAAGGTGCGCGTCCCGGAGCTGCTCGCGGCCACCGGCCTGGGCAAGTTCGCGGAGCGCCCCGCCGGCAAGCTCTCCGGCGGCATGAAGCAGAAGGTGGGGTTGTGCGGCGCGCTGGTGCACGACCCGGACCTGCTCATCCTCGACGAGCCCACCACCGGCGTGGATCCGCTCTCCCGGCGGCAGTTCTGGACCCTCATCGACGACATCCGCGCCGGGCGTCCCGGCATGAGCGTCATCATCTCCACGGCGTACATGGATGAAGCGCAGCAGTGGGATTGGATCGTCGCCATGGACGCGGGGCGCGTGCTGGCCACGGGGACGCCCGCGGAGCTGATGGAGCGCACGGGGACCCAGGACCTGGAGAAGTGCTTCATCGCGCTGCTGCCCGAGGAGAAGCGCCGGGGCCACAAGGAGATCACCATCCCGCCCCGCGCGCCGGGCAAGGCGGAGCTGGCCATCGAGGCCCACGGGCTGACCCGCCGCTTCGGGACCTTCACCGCCGTCGACCACGTCACCCTGTCCATCGAGCGCGGGGAGATCTTCGGCTTCCTGGGCTCCAACGGCTGCGGCAAGTCCACGACCATGAAGATGCTGACCGGCCTGCTGCCTCCCACGGAAGGCACGGCGAAGCTCTTCGGCAGCTCCGTGGACGCGGGCAGCATGGAGGTGCGCAAGAACCTGGGCTACATGACGCAGGCGTTCTCGCTCTACGGCGAGCTGAGCGTCCAGCAGAACCTGGTCCTGCACGCCCGGCTCTACCACCTGCCTCCAGACAAGGCGAAGGCGCGCATCGATGAGCTGGTCGAGCGGTTCGGCCTGGGCGCGCACCTGGAGGCGTTGGCCGGAGACCTGCCCATGGGCCTGCGCCAGCGGCTCTCGCTGGCCGTCGCCGTGCTGCACGGGCCGCAGATCCTCATCCTGGACGAGCCCACGTCGGGAGTTGACCCGGTCGCCCGGGACAGCTTCTGGGAGCTGTTGATCGACCTGTCGCGCAAGCAGGGCGTCACCATCTTCGTGACGACGCACTTCATGAACGAGGGGATGCGCTGCGACCGCATCTCCCTGATGAACGCGGGCAAGGTGCTGGCGGCGGACACCCCCCAGAAGCTCATCGAGGCCCGGAACGCGGACAGCCTGGAGACCGCCTTCATCGGCTACATGGAAGACGCCATCGCCGAGAAGGCACGCGCCGAGGGCAAGGACACGCCTCCTGCCGCCGCCCCCGCGCCCCAAGCCCCCCCACCCCAGCCCCCGGCCGCGCCACGGGAAGACCGGGCCGGGCTCCGGCTGCGGCTGGGCCGGCTGCTCGCGTATGCCGCCAACGAGACCAGTCAGATCCTCCGCGACAAGGTCCGGCTGGCGTTCGCCTTCATCGGCTCGGCGGTGTTGATGCTCGTCTTCGGCTTCGGCATCACGACCGACGTCGAGAACATCCGCTATGCCGCGCTGGACCTCGACCAGTCGCCCGAGAGCCGCGCGTACCTGGAACAGTTCAGCGCGGCGAAGCCCTACTTCGCCCCGACCCCGCCAGCCCTGTCCGCGGACGAGGCGCTCCGCAGGCTCCAGTCAGACGACGTCTCGGTGGTGATGGAGATTCCGCCCCGCTTCGGTCTGGACCTCCGCCGGGGCTCCGGCCCGGAGGTGCTGGCGCAGGTGGACGGCGCCATGACCTTCCGCGGAGACACCGTCGAGCAATACGTCCAGGGAGTCCACAACCGGATGCTCCGGGATCCCGCGAGCGGCTTCCACTCCGCCAGCGCGCAGAAGGACACGGCCAACATCGAGGAGCGCTACCTCTACAACCCCACCTTCAAGAGCATCTACTCCATCGTGCCGAGCGTCCCGGCGCTGCTGCTGCTGCTCATCCCGGCCATCCTCATGACGGTCAGCATCGTGCGTGAGAAGGAGCTGGGGTCCATCATCAACTTCTATGTCACGCCCACGGGAAGGCTGGAGTACCTGCTTGGAAAGCAGCTGCCCTACGTGGCCATCGGCATGGCCAACTTCTTCATCCTGACCGTGCTGGCGGTGGTCGTCTTCGGCGTCCCCATCAAGGGCAGCTTCCTGACGTTGGTGGTCTGCGCCCTGTTCTACGTCACGGCGACGACAGGCATTGGGATGGTGACGTCCACGTTCACCGGCAGCCAGGTCGCGGCCGTGTTCGTCACGGCCATCCTGACCATCGTGCCGACCATCCAGTTCTCCGGCCTGCTGCAGCCGGTCTCCACGCTCCAGGGTGGGGCCAAGGTCGTCGGCTCCATCTGGCCGGCCACCTACTACATGCACGCCAGCCTGGGCGCCTTCACCAAGGGGCTGGGCGCGGCCCTCATCCTGCGGGACGTCGCCTTCCTGGCCGTGTGCGTTCCCCTCCTTCTGGCCATCAGCGTCCTCGGCCTGAGAAAGCAGGAGAAGTAG
- a CDS encoding HlyD family secretion protein codes for MPWKPKGKSKWIIGLVALAILAFIGFKYWKGKKSALPEGIVSGNGRIESKLADVSAKEPLRVREVLVNEGDLVKPGQVLVRLDTTTLEASLAEANANLAATQEKLAVAEAGIVKQKSEIELATIEAERARRLVAQGAGSQRDVDVRTSQLETTRASLAEAEATLKTSREEIEVARANAATIQTRIADATLKSPVTGRVLYRLAEPGEVLSPGGPALTLVNLEDVFMEIFLPASEAARVKIGSEARLTVDFEPDRSIPGYVSFVSPEAQFTPKQVETKSEREKLVFRLKLQVPRELASRYVERIKTGIRGVGYVKVDPDAAWPSRLQNVVTAESEPH; via the coding sequence ATGCCCTGGAAGCCGAAAGGGAAATCCAAGTGGATCATCGGGCTGGTCGCCCTCGCGATTCTCGCGTTCATCGGCTTCAAGTATTGGAAGGGAAAGAAGTCCGCGCTGCCGGAGGGAATCGTCTCGGGCAACGGCCGCATCGAGTCGAAGCTGGCGGATGTCTCCGCGAAGGAGCCCCTGCGGGTGCGGGAGGTGCTCGTCAACGAAGGCGACCTCGTCAAGCCAGGGCAGGTGCTGGTGCGACTGGACACCACCACGCTGGAGGCCAGCCTGGCGGAGGCCAACGCGAACCTCGCGGCCACGCAGGAGAAGCTGGCGGTGGCCGAGGCGGGCATCGTCAAACAGAAGAGTGAAATCGAGCTCGCCACCATCGAGGCCGAGCGCGCCCGGAGGCTGGTGGCGCAAGGCGCCGGCTCGCAGCGGGACGTGGACGTCCGGACGAGCCAGCTGGAGACCACCCGGGCCAGCCTGGCGGAAGCCGAGGCCACGCTGAAGACCTCGCGGGAGGAGATTGAAGTCGCGCGAGCCAACGCGGCGACGATTCAGACGCGCATCGCCGACGCGACGCTCAAGTCCCCGGTGACGGGCCGGGTCCTCTACCGACTCGCCGAGCCCGGCGAGGTGCTGTCTCCCGGCGGACCGGCGCTGACGCTCGTGAACCTGGAGGATGTCTTCATGGAGATCTTCCTGCCCGCGAGCGAGGCCGCCCGCGTGAAGATTGGCTCCGAGGCGCGCCTCACCGTCGACTTCGAGCCCGACCGTTCCATCCCCGGCTACGTGTCCTTCGTGTCGCCGGAAGCGCAGTTCACACCCAAGCAGGTGGAGACGAAGAGCGAGCGGGAGAAGCTGGTGTTCCGCCTGAAGCTCCAGGTCCCCCGGGAGCTGGCCAGCCGCTACGTCGAGCGCATCAAGACCGGCATCCGCGGCGTCGGCTACGTGAAGGTGGACCCGGACGCGGCGTGGCCTTCCCGGCTGCAGAACGTCGTCACGGCGGAATCCGAACCCCACTAG
- a CDS encoding class I fructose-bisphosphate aldolase produces MPTKAGLSATVRAIVADAKGILAADETVSTITKRLTARGIESTADSRRAYRELLFSTPGIAGFIGGVILQDETIHQDSADGIPLADLLARRGIIPGIKVDAGVRPLAGAPGESVTEGLDGLRERLEQYRELGARFAKWRAVFVIRDGRPSATCIHANAHALARYAALCQEQGLVPIVEPEVLMEGAHAIERCEDVTGRVLQAVFTELFAARVALEGMLLKPNMVTGGLGSARHASVEEVAEATLRVLTRHVPPAVPGIVFLSGGQDAVLATEHLNALNALQGPKPWTLSFSFGRALQDEALEAWQGQREQVPAAQRAFLHRAWCDSAAVLGSYSAAMEGEAGIAPADSTLHTHH; encoded by the coding sequence ATGCCGACGAAGGCAGGGCTCAGCGCAACCGTGCGAGCCATTGTTGCCGACGCAAAGGGCATCCTGGCGGCGGACGAGACGGTCTCCACGATCACGAAGCGCCTGACCGCGCGCGGAATCGAGTCGACCGCGGACAGCCGCCGCGCCTACCGGGAGCTGCTCTTCAGCACGCCCGGCATCGCCGGGTTCATCGGCGGTGTCATCCTGCAGGACGAGACGATCCACCAGGACAGCGCGGACGGCATCCCACTGGCCGACCTGCTCGCGCGCCGCGGCATCATTCCCGGCATCAAGGTCGACGCCGGTGTCCGTCCCCTCGCCGGCGCGCCGGGAGAGTCCGTCACGGAAGGGCTCGATGGGCTCCGCGAGCGGCTGGAACAATACCGCGAGCTGGGCGCGCGCTTCGCCAAATGGCGCGCGGTCTTCGTCATCCGCGATGGACGTCCCTCGGCGACGTGCATCCACGCGAACGCGCACGCGCTCGCGCGTTACGCCGCCCTCTGCCAGGAGCAGGGCCTGGTGCCCATCGTGGAGCCCGAGGTCCTGATGGAGGGAGCGCACGCGATCGAGCGGTGTGAGGACGTGACGGGGCGCGTGCTGCAGGCGGTCTTCACCGAGCTCTTCGCCGCGCGGGTGGCCCTGGAAGGGATGTTGCTCAAGCCGAACATGGTCACCGGGGGCCTGGGCTCCGCGAGGCATGCCTCGGTGGAGGAGGTGGCGGAGGCGACGTTGCGAGTCCTGACGCGCCATGTGCCGCCCGCGGTCCCCGGCATCGTCTTCCTGTCCGGCGGACAGGACGCGGTCCTGGCCACGGAACACCTCAACGCCCTCAACGCGCTGCAAGGCCCGAAGCCCTGGACGCTGAGCTTCTCTTTCGGGCGCGCGCTGCAGGACGAGGCGCTCGAAGCCTGGCAGGGCCAGCGCGAGCAGGTGCCCGCCGCCCAGCGGGCGTTCCTCCACCGCGCCTGGTGCGACAGCGCGGCGGTCCTGGGCAGCTACAGCGCGGCCATGGAGGGCGAAGCAGGCATCGCCCCGGCCGACTCAACGCTCCACACCCACCACTGA
- a CDS encoding ABC transporter permease, protein MNSLLNILWLGLKEIRSLLSDAVLVVFVVYAFTLAIYVQATGTSSEVNNASIAFVDEDGSALSKELLNAFYPPRFKSPEVIIADDIQPDMDRGRFMFVVVIPPRFEHDLRAGRNPDVQLNIDATAMQQAGIGSGYIKNILNDRISSFLKRTEQTGPKPVNLIVRKLFNPNGVSSWFKSVVAIINQITLLTVVLTGAAVIREREHGTLEHLLVMPLTSFEIAMAKVWANSLVILVATGASLFLVVHLVLKVPFAGSVVLWFVGVVLYLFFATALGIFLGTISRSMAQFALLIILVVLVLMLLSGGSTPVESQPKWLQYITYLLPARHFVSFSQVIIYRGGGLWAVWRQFLMVSAVGVGFFVYSLALFRKSIAVSK, encoded by the coding sequence GTGAACTCGCTGCTGAACATCCTGTGGCTCGGGCTCAAGGAGATCCGCAGCCTGCTCAGCGACGCGGTGCTGGTCGTGTTCGTCGTCTATGCGTTCACCCTGGCCATCTACGTCCAGGCCACGGGGACCTCCAGCGAGGTGAACAACGCCTCCATTGCCTTTGTCGACGAGGACGGGTCCGCGTTGTCCAAGGAGCTGCTCAACGCGTTCTATCCGCCCCGCTTCAAGTCGCCGGAGGTCATCATCGCGGATGACATCCAGCCGGACATGGACCGGGGCCGGTTCATGTTCGTCGTGGTGATTCCGCCGCGCTTCGAGCACGACCTGCGCGCGGGGCGCAACCCGGACGTCCAGCTGAACATCGACGCGACCGCCATGCAGCAGGCGGGCATCGGCTCCGGCTACATCAAGAACATCCTCAACGACCGCATCTCCTCCTTCCTCAAGCGCACGGAGCAGACGGGGCCCAAGCCCGTCAACCTCATCGTCCGCAAGCTCTTCAACCCCAACGGGGTGTCGTCCTGGTTCAAGAGCGTGGTGGCCATCATCAATCAGATCACCCTGCTGACGGTCGTCCTCACGGGCGCGGCCGTCATCCGCGAGCGTGAGCACGGGACGCTGGAGCACCTGCTCGTGATGCCGTTGACGTCGTTCGAGATCGCCATGGCGAAGGTCTGGGCCAACAGCCTGGTGATTCTTGTCGCGACCGGGGCTTCGCTGTTCCTGGTCGTGCACCTGGTGCTGAAGGTGCCGTTCGCCGGTTCGGTGGTGCTGTGGTTCGTGGGCGTCGTGCTCTACCTGTTCTTCGCCACGGCGCTCGGCATCTTCCTGGGGACCATCTCCCGCTCGATGGCGCAGTTCGCGCTGCTCATCATCCTGGTGGTCCTGGTGCTGATGCTGCTTTCGGGCGGGAGCACGCCCGTGGAGAGCCAGCCGAAGTGGCTGCAATACATCACGTACCTGCTGCCGGCCCGGCACTTCGTCAGCTTCTCGCAGGTCATCATCTACCGCGGCGGAGGGCTGTGGGCCGTCTGGCGCCAGTTCCTGATGGTGAGCGCGGTGGGTGTGGGGTTCTTCGTCTACAGCCTGGCGCTGTTCCGGAAGTCCATCGCGGTGAGCAAGTAG
- a CDS encoding Cof-type HAD-IIB family hydrolase: MTIKLLIADVDGTLVTKDKVLTSRTREAVARLRDSGVMFTLTSGRPPRGMAALVAPLGLTAPLAAFNGGMYVKPDLTTVLAQRILPPAIAGHAVDFMLQAGLDVWVYQGAGWFLRDRDAFRVARERSNVGFDPTVVGDLHGVLDGAIKIVGVSEDTARVARCEAELAVRLGAEASAARSTAYYLDVTHPEANKGMVVREAARLLSLPLEQIAVIGDMANDLPMLNTAGLGIAMGNASAEVQRSARHVTRTNEEDGFAHAVDVFILGQPPLARTKLGLPPRARACLFGVDGVLTQTASLHARAWKQLCDYYLRQRARSSGQPFIPFDLVRDYSRCFDGRPSLEGIHMFLDARGIELPESTVHALNDRKGELLVELLRQERVETYEGAVRYVQAARAEGLRTAAVSASRHGAEMLRSAGIVDLFDARLEATPPPELYLAAARALGVTCDEAVLFDDTPAGVAAARAAHFAYVIGVDRLGQPSGLRRHGADLEVTDPAALLSTFQG, translated from the coding sequence ATGACCATCAAGTTGCTCATCGCGGACGTCGACGGGACCCTGGTGACGAAGGACAAGGTCCTCACCTCGCGAACCCGCGAGGCCGTGGCCCGGCTGCGCGACAGCGGCGTCATGTTCACCCTTACGAGCGGGCGTCCGCCGCGTGGGATGGCCGCGCTGGTGGCCCCGCTGGGCCTCACCGCTCCCCTGGCCGCGTTCAACGGCGGCATGTACGTCAAGCCTGACCTGACGACGGTGCTGGCGCAGCGGATCCTGCCTCCCGCCATCGCCGGACACGCCGTCGACTTCATGCTCCAGGCGGGCCTGGATGTCTGGGTCTATCAGGGGGCAGGCTGGTTCCTGCGCGACCGCGACGCCTTCCGCGTGGCGCGCGAGCGGAGCAACGTCGGGTTCGACCCAACCGTCGTCGGGGACCTGCACGGTGTGCTCGACGGCGCCATCAAGATCGTCGGGGTGAGCGAGGACACGGCGCGGGTCGCGCGCTGTGAGGCGGAGCTCGCCGTGCGGCTGGGCGCCGAGGCGTCCGCAGCGCGCTCGACGGCCTACTACCTCGACGTCACGCACCCCGAGGCGAACAAGGGAATGGTCGTGCGTGAGGCCGCGCGCCTCCTCTCGCTTCCCCTCGAGCAGATCGCGGTCATCGGGGACATGGCCAACGACCTGCCCATGCTGAACACCGCCGGCCTGGGCATCGCCATGGGCAACGCCAGCGCCGAGGTCCAACGCTCCGCGCGCCACGTCACCCGCACCAACGAGGAGGACGGGTTCGCCCACGCGGTGGACGTCTTCATCCTGGGCCAGCCGCCCCTTGCACGGACGAAGCTGGGGCTCCCGCCGCGCGCGCGCGCCTGCCTCTTCGGTGTGGATGGCGTCCTCACCCAGACCGCCAGCCTCCATGCCAGGGCCTGGAAGCAGCTGTGCGACTACTACCTGCGGCAGCGCGCGCGGTCCTCGGGGCAGCCCTTCATCCCCTTCGACCTGGTGCGCGACTACAGCCGCTGCTTCGATGGCAGGCCGTCCCTGGAAGGCATCCACATGTTCCTCGACGCCCGCGGCATCGAGCTGCCGGAGAGCACGGTCCACGCACTGAACGACCGCAAGGGAGAGCTCCTGGTGGAGCTGCTGCGGCAGGAGCGCGTGGAGACGTATGAGGGAGCGGTCCGCTACGTCCAGGCGGCGCGCGCCGAGGGACTCCGGACCGCGGCCGTCTCCGCGAGCAGGCACGGCGCGGAGATGCTCCGGTCGGCCGGCATCGTGGACCTCTTCGACGCACGGCTCGAAGCCACGCCGCCCCCCGAGCTCTACCTCGCGGCGGCCCGGGCGCTCGGTGTCACCTGCGACGAGGCCGTCCTCTTCGACGACACCCCCGCGGGCGTCGCGGCCGCGCGGGCGGCCCACTTCGCCTATGTCATTGGCGTCGACCGGCTGGGCCAGCCCTCCGGACTGCGCCGCCACGGCGCGGACCTCGAGGTGACGGACCCCGCCGCCCTCCTCAGTACTTTTCAGGGATGA
- the ppk2 gene encoding polyphosphate kinase 2 — protein sequence MEPLKRKAYEKELRKLQSQLSQLQDWVKQEQMRVIVVFEGRDAAGKGGTIRAITERVSPRVFRVVALPAPSSREKSQMYLQRYVPHFPAAGEIVIFDRSWYNRAGVEPVMGFCTPEEHERFLIGCPVFEKYMVESGILLVKIWLEVGKAEQARRFAARIDDPLRQWKLSPMDIKSWTRWYDYSKARDQMLAATDTPYAPWYVLRSDNKKKARLNCIRFLLEKIPHQRVKRPKVKLPRRSTQGEYDDEASLQGRRFIPEKY from the coding sequence TTGGAGCCCCTGAAGCGCAAGGCCTATGAAAAGGAGCTGCGCAAGCTCCAATCCCAACTCAGCCAGCTTCAGGATTGGGTCAAGCAGGAGCAGATGCGTGTCATTGTCGTCTTCGAAGGCCGGGACGCGGCGGGCAAGGGCGGAACGATTCGCGCCATCACCGAGCGGGTCAGTCCCCGGGTGTTCCGCGTGGTGGCCCTCCCGGCGCCTTCGAGCCGGGAGAAATCACAGATGTACCTGCAGCGGTACGTGCCGCATTTCCCCGCGGCGGGTGAGATCGTGATCTTCGACCGCAGCTGGTACAACCGGGCCGGAGTCGAGCCGGTGATGGGCTTCTGCACGCCCGAGGAGCACGAGCGCTTCCTCATCGGCTGTCCCGTCTTCGAGAAGTACATGGTCGAAAGCGGAATCCTCCTGGTGAAGATCTGGCTGGAGGTCGGCAAGGCGGAGCAGGCGCGGCGGTTCGCGGCGCGCATCGACGACCCCTTGCGGCAGTGGAAGCTCAGCCCCATGGACATCAAGTCCTGGACGCGCTGGTACGACTACTCCAAGGCGAGGGATCAGATGCTGGCCGCGACGGACACGCCCTATGCGCCCTGGTACGTCCTGCGGTCCGACAACAAGAAGAAGGCGCGGCTCAACTGCATCCGCTTCCTGCTGGAGAAGATTCCCCATCAGCGCGTGAAGCGCCCCAAGGTGAAGCTGCCCCGCCGCTCCACGCAGGGCGAGTACGACGACGAGGCTTCCCTTCAGGGCAGGCGCTTCATCCCTGAAAAGTACTGA